The Catenuloplanes niger genome includes a window with the following:
- a CDS encoding response regulator transcription factor codes for MTMTMHSDSRQDLRRADGSPVRVLVVDDESTLAELLSMALRYEGWDVRSAGDGGGAVRAAREFRPDAVILDVMLPDMDGLEVLRRLRGEAPEVPVLFLTAKDSVEDRIAGLTAGGDDYVTKPFSLEEVVARLRGLMRRAGRAALRSDAELVVGDLTLDEDSHEVRRGGDQITLTATEFELLRYLMRNPRRVLSKAQILDRVWNYDFGGQANVVELYISYLRKKIDAGRKPMIHTMRGAGYVLKPAD; via the coding sequence ATGACGATGACGATGCACTCCGACTCACGCCAGGACCTGCGCCGCGCGGACGGCAGCCCGGTCCGGGTGCTGGTGGTCGACGACGAGTCCACGCTGGCGGAGCTGTTGTCCATGGCGCTGCGCTACGAGGGCTGGGACGTGCGCTCGGCCGGGGACGGCGGCGGCGCGGTGCGGGCCGCCCGCGAGTTCCGGCCGGACGCGGTGATCCTGGACGTGATGCTGCCGGACATGGACGGGCTGGAGGTGCTGCGCCGGCTGCGCGGGGAGGCGCCCGAGGTGCCGGTGCTGTTCCTCACCGCGAAGGACTCGGTGGAGGACCGGATCGCGGGGCTGACCGCGGGCGGCGACGACTACGTGACGAAGCCGTTCAGCCTGGAGGAGGTGGTGGCGCGGCTGCGTGGGCTGATGCGCCGGGCCGGCCGGGCCGCGCTGCGCTCGGACGCGGAGCTGGTCGTCGGCGACCTGACGCTGGACGAGGACAGCCACGAGGTGCGCCGCGGCGGCGACCAGATCACGCTCACCGCGACCGAGTTCGAGCTGCTGCGCTACCTGATGCGCAACCCGCGCCGGGTGCTGTCCAAGGCACAGATCCTGGACCGGGTGTGGAACTACGACTTCGGCGGCCAGGCGAACGTGGTCGAGCTGTACATCTCGTACCTGCGCAAGAAGATCGACGCCGGCCGGAAGCCGATGATCCACACCATGCGCGGGGCCGGGTATGTCCTCAAGCCCGCGGACTGA
- a CDS encoding sensor histidine kinase, whose protein sequence is MSSSPRTDRPRGPRGWPLRTRLVATMLALLAAACLLISVVTELALHRNLQDQLDRQLNTTAERAENFGPPPDDAPMPDDGDRPDQWIGRGQPAGTLVAYLRSDHRTGVRILSDDLAEIDATAALSDVLGAVPVDGRPRTVHLAGYGDYRVKAEWTRGGDLVVTGLPTAQMANTQVQVAVILAVVTAGALVVAGVAGIVIIRRTLRPLRRVAATAGRVAELELDRGEVALAERLPDELTDPRTEVGQVGAALNRMLGNVEAALAARHASETQVRQFVADASHELRTPLAAIRGYAELTRRSRAEVAPEVAHVLNRVESEAKRMTLLVEDMLLLARLDAGRPLEHEPVDLAMLAVDTVSDAHAAGPHHVWRLDLPPEGTDVEVLGDRARLHQVLANLLANARTHTPPGTEVTVSVQHRGDRAAVLVADTGPGIPAELLPHVFERFARGDSSRSRAAGSTGLGLAIVHAVVTAHGGRIDVRSRPGRTEFLVSMPLAMSAVPAGA, encoded by the coding sequence ATGTCCTCAAGCCCGCGGACTGACCGGCCGCGCGGGCCCCGGGGCTGGCCGCTGCGCACCCGGCTGGTCGCCACCATGCTGGCGCTGCTGGCCGCGGCCTGCCTGCTCATCTCGGTGGTGACCGAGCTGGCGCTGCACCGCAACCTCCAGGACCAGCTGGACCGGCAGCTGAACACGACCGCGGAGCGCGCGGAGAACTTCGGGCCGCCACCGGACGACGCTCCGATGCCGGACGACGGCGACCGGCCGGACCAGTGGATCGGGCGCGGGCAGCCGGCCGGCACGCTGGTGGCCTATCTGCGCAGCGACCACCGGACCGGCGTACGCATCCTCAGTGACGACCTGGCGGAGATCGACGCCACCGCCGCGCTGTCCGACGTCCTCGGCGCCGTGCCGGTGGACGGCCGGCCACGCACGGTCCACCTCGCCGGGTACGGCGACTACCGGGTGAAGGCGGAGTGGACCCGCGGCGGGGACCTGGTCGTCACCGGGCTGCCCACCGCGCAGATGGCGAACACGCAGGTGCAGGTCGCGGTGATACTGGCCGTCGTCACGGCGGGCGCGCTGGTCGTCGCCGGCGTCGCGGGAATCGTGATCATCCGGCGTACGCTGCGCCCGTTGCGCCGCGTCGCCGCCACCGCCGGCCGGGTCGCGGAGCTGGAACTCGACCGCGGCGAGGTGGCGCTGGCCGAGCGGCTGCCGGACGAGCTCACCGACCCGCGCACCGAGGTCGGCCAGGTCGGCGCCGCGCTCAACCGCATGCTCGGCAACGTCGAGGCCGCGCTGGCGGCCCGGCACGCCAGCGAGACGCAGGTGCGGCAGTTCGTCGCGGACGCGAGCCACGAACTGCGCACGCCGCTGGCCGCGATCCGCGGGTACGCCGAGCTGACCCGCCGCAGCCGCGCGGAGGTCGCGCCCGAGGTGGCGCACGTGCTGAACCGGGTCGAGTCCGAGGCGAAGCGGATGACGCTGCTGGTCGAGGACATGCTGCTGCTGGCCCGGCTGGACGCGGGACGGCCGCTGGAGCACGAGCCGGTCGATCTGGCGATGCTCGCGGTCGACACGGTCAGCGACGCGCACGCGGCCGGACCGCACCACGTCTGGCGGCTCGACCTGCCACCGGAGGGTACGGACGTGGAGGTGCTCGGCGACCGTGCGCGCCTGCACCAGGTGCTGGCGAACCTGCTGGCCAACGCGCGCACGCACACGCCGCCCGGCACCGAGGTGACGGTCTCCGTGCAGCACCGGGGCGACCGCGCCGCGGTGCTGGTCGCCGACACCGGGCCGGGAATCCCGGCGGAGCTGCTGCCGCACGTCTTCGAGCGGTTCGCGCGCGGCGACAGTTCCCGGTCGCGCGCCGCGGGCAGCACCGGGCTCGGGCTGGCGATCGTGCACGCGGTGGTGACCGCGCACGGCGGGCGCATCGACGTACGCAGCCGGCCGGGCCGGACGGAGTTCCTGGTGTCGATGCCGCTGGCCATGAGCGCGGTCCCGGCGGGGGCATAA
- a CDS encoding ArnT family glycosyltransferase, translating to MTSTLPAEGPPPPKTPDPAETPATTETPATTTETPDTVAAGTETPDTVAAGTETPDTVAAGTETPAGTRSWARRMLRGPDDDPAWARPALYVLLVATAVLYIWDLRASGWANSFYAAAVQAGSESWKAFFFGSSDAANFITVDKTPLSLWPMALTARVFGMNSWSMLVPQALIGVASVALLYATVRRWFPPAAALLAGTVLAGTPVAALMFRFNNPDALLVLLMIAACWAMVRALERGATTWLLLCGAFMGLGYLAKMLQVLLILPALGLVYLIAGPPRLGRRFLQLLGAAGAMIVAAGWWILAVELWPEESRPYIGGSQNNSILELTLGYNGLGRLNGNETGSVGGGGTGAPGGGAAGPGGGGNGGGMWGEAGILRMFDSAQGGQIAWLLPAALVLMIAGLVVTARRPRTDRTRAAFVLWGGWLVVTALTFSFMQGIFHAYYTVALAPAIGALAGMGGSLLWSRRRSPWAIALLAVTVAGTAVWAWVLLGRSADWYPWLRWTVLAGGITAAVALAATSRLAARIAVPVGVVAAAISLAAPAAYAVNTAGTPHTGSIPSAGPMTAGGFGGGPGGGGRGGRGGFPGGGQAPPGGTVPRNDGQTFPGGQTFPGGQGMPGGGQGLPGGRGSAGGMGGLLNGSAPSDEMVALLEKDAERYTWIAAAVGSNRASGYQLATGDPVMAIGGFNGTDPAPSLARFQEYVELGQIHYFIGDGGFGGGGRDGSSQVSAEIATWVQANFASRTVDDTTIYDLTVPASAPQGS from the coding sequence ATGACCTCGACGTTGCCCGCTGAGGGTCCGCCTCCCCCGAAGACGCCGGACCCCGCCGAGACACCGGCCACCACCGAGACACCGGCCACCACCACCGAGACGCCGGACACCGTTGCCGCGGGCACCGAGACGCCGGACACCGTCGCCGCGGGCACCGAGACGCCGGACACCGTCGCCGCGGGCACCGAGACGCCGGCCGGGACGCGGTCGTGGGCGCGGCGGATGCTCCGCGGGCCCGACGACGACCCGGCGTGGGCCCGTCCCGCGCTCTACGTGCTGCTGGTCGCCACCGCCGTCCTGTACATCTGGGATCTGCGCGCCTCCGGCTGGGCGAACTCGTTCTACGCGGCCGCGGTCCAGGCCGGCTCGGAGAGCTGGAAGGCGTTCTTCTTCGGCTCCTCGGACGCGGCCAACTTCATCACGGTCGACAAGACGCCGCTGTCGCTGTGGCCGATGGCGCTGACCGCCCGGGTCTTCGGCATGAACTCGTGGAGCATGCTGGTCCCGCAGGCGCTGATCGGCGTCGCCTCGGTCGCGCTGCTCTACGCCACGGTCCGGCGCTGGTTCCCGCCCGCGGCCGCGCTGCTGGCCGGCACGGTGCTGGCCGGCACCCCGGTCGCCGCGCTGATGTTCCGTTTCAACAACCCGGACGCGCTGCTCGTACTGCTGATGATCGCGGCGTGCTGGGCGATGGTCCGCGCACTGGAGCGGGGCGCGACCACCTGGCTGCTGCTCTGCGGTGCCTTCATGGGCCTCGGCTACCTGGCCAAGATGCTCCAGGTGCTGCTGATCCTGCCCGCGCTCGGCCTGGTCTACCTGATCGCCGGCCCGCCGCGGCTCGGCAGGCGGTTCCTCCAGCTGCTCGGCGCGGCCGGCGCGATGATCGTCGCCGCCGGCTGGTGGATCCTCGCGGTCGAGCTGTGGCCGGAGGAGTCCCGGCCGTACATCGGCGGCTCGCAGAACAACAGCATCCTGGAGCTCACGCTCGGCTACAACGGTCTCGGCCGGCTCAACGGCAACGAGACCGGCAGCGTCGGCGGTGGCGGCACGGGCGCTCCCGGCGGCGGCGCGGCCGGGCCGGGTGGCGGCGGCAACGGCGGCGGCATGTGGGGCGAGGCCGGCATCCTGCGGATGTTCGACTCCGCGCAGGGCGGTCAGATCGCCTGGCTGCTGCCGGCCGCGCTGGTGCTGATGATCGCCGGGCTGGTGGTCACCGCGCGCCGGCCGCGCACCGACCGTACCCGTGCGGCGTTCGTGCTCTGGGGTGGCTGGCTCGTCGTCACGGCGCTCACGTTCAGCTTCATGCAGGGCATCTTCCACGCGTACTACACGGTGGCGCTGGCACCGGCGATCGGCGCGCTGGCCGGCATGGGCGGGTCGCTGCTGTGGTCCCGGCGGCGCAGCCCGTGGGCGATCGCGCTGCTGGCCGTGACGGTCGCGGGCACCGCGGTGTGGGCCTGGGTGCTGCTCGGGCGCAGCGCGGACTGGTACCCGTGGCTGCGCTGGACCGTGCTGGCCGGCGGGATCACGGCCGCGGTGGCGCTGGCGGCGACCAGCCGGCTGGCCGCGCGGATCGCGGTGCCGGTCGGCGTGGTCGCGGCCGCGATCTCGCTGGCGGCACCGGCGGCCTACGCCGTCAACACCGCGGGTACGCCGCACACCGGCTCGATCCCGTCCGCGGGGCCGATGACGGCCGGCGGTTTCGGCGGCGGCCCGGGCGGCGGCGGACGCGGCGGCCGGGGCGGCTTCCCGGGCGGCGGCCAGGCACCTCCCGGCGGCACCGTCCCGCGGAACGACGGCCAGACCTTCCCCGGCGGCCAGACCTTCCCCGGCGGCCAGGGAATGCCCGGCGGCGGGCAGGGCCTTCCCGGTGGGCGGGGCAGCGCCGGCGGCATGGGTGGCCTGCTCAACGGCTCCGCGCCGAGCGACGAGATGGTCGCGCTGCTGGAGAAGGACGCGGAGCGGTACACCTGGATCGCGGCCGCGGTCGGCTCGAACCGCGCCTCCGGGTACCAGCTGGCCACCGGCGACCCGGTGATGGCGATCGGCGGCTTCAACGGCACCGACCCGGCGCCCTCGCTCGCGCGGTTCCAGGAGTACGTGGAGCTGGGACAGATCCACTACTTCATCGGGGACGGCGGCTTCGGCGGCGGCGGGCGCGACGGCAGCAGCCAGGTCAGCGCGGAGATCGCGACCTGGGTGCAGGCCAACTTCGCGTCGCGGACCGTGGACGACACGACGATCTACGACCTGACCGTGCCCGCCTCCGCGCCGCAGGGGAGCTGA
- a CDS encoding glycosyltransferase, with protein MPITAGETAPPAITPGTAALDVVIPVYNEERDLEPCVRRLHAHLSASFPYPFRITVADNASTDGTLEVGRRLAATLPGVSVTHLPRKGRGHALKEVWSASGAPVLAYMDVDLSTDLAALLPLVAPLISGHSDVAIGSRLSRNARVVRGAKREIISRGYNLILRGTLQTRFSDAQCGFKAIRKDVADRLLPLVEDTGWFFDTELLVLAQRTGLRIHEVPVDWVDDPDSRVDIVSTAIADLRGIARLGRALATGRLPVAELRTQLGRAPLTPVPGVPAGMTDQLLRFAAVGVASTLAYLLIYALLRVGLGAQAANLLALLITAVGNTAANRRFTFGVQGARGAARHHAQGLMIFVLGLALTSGSLAALHAVTETPHRVIELLILVVANLTATVLRFLLMRAWVFTKA; from the coding sequence GTGCCGATCACCGCAGGAGAGACCGCACCGCCCGCGATCACACCCGGCACCGCCGCCCTCGACGTGGTCATCCCGGTCTACAACGAGGAGCGGGACCTGGAGCCGTGCGTGCGCCGGCTGCACGCGCACCTCAGCGCGTCGTTCCCGTACCCGTTCCGGATCACCGTCGCGGACAACGCCAGCACGGACGGCACGCTCGAGGTCGGGCGGCGGCTCGCGGCGACGCTGCCCGGCGTGTCGGTCACGCACCTGCCGCGCAAGGGCCGCGGCCACGCGCTGAAGGAGGTGTGGTCCGCGTCCGGCGCGCCGGTGCTGGCGTACATGGACGTGGACCTCTCCACCGACCTGGCCGCGCTGCTGCCGCTGGTGGCGCCGCTGATCTCCGGGCACAGCGACGTGGCGATCGGGTCCCGGCTGTCCCGGAACGCGCGGGTGGTCCGCGGCGCCAAGCGGGAGATCATCTCGCGCGGCTACAACCTGATCCTGCGCGGCACGCTGCAGACCCGCTTCTCGGACGCGCAGTGCGGCTTCAAGGCGATCCGCAAGGACGTGGCCGACCGGTTGCTGCCGCTCGTCGAGGACACCGGCTGGTTCTTCGACACCGAGCTGCTGGTCCTGGCCCAGCGCACCGGCCTGCGCATCCACGAGGTGCCGGTGGACTGGGTCGACGACCCGGACAGCCGGGTCGACATCGTGTCGACCGCGATCGCCGACCTGCGGGGCATAGCCCGCCTCGGCCGCGCGCTCGCCACCGGCCGCCTGCCCGTGGCCGAGCTGCGCACCCAGCTCGGCCGCGCCCCGCTGACCCCGGTCCCCGGCGTACCGGCGGGGATGACCGACCAGCTGCTGCGGTTCGCCGCGGTCGGCGTGGCGAGCACGCTGGCGTACCTGCTGATCTACGCGCTCCTCCGGGTCGGACTCGGCGCGCAGGCCGCGAACCTGCTGGCGCTGCTGATCACCGCGGTCGGCAACACGGCCGCGAACCGGCGCTTCACGTTCGGCGTGCAGGGCGCCCGCGGGGCCGCCCGACACCACGCGCAGGGATTGATGATTTTCGTTCTCGGCCTGGCCCTGACCAGCGGATCACTGGCGGCGTTGCACGCAGTCACAGAGACCCCACACAGGGTCATTGAGCTGCTGATACTCGTCGTCGCCAACCTCACGGCCACCGTGCTGCGGTTCCTCCTGATGCGGGCCTGGGTCTTCACGAAGGCGTGA
- the dnaE gene encoding DNA polymerase III subunit alpha: MGDSFVHLHVHTEYSMLDGAARLKDLFKEAKRLGMPAVAISDHGNMHGAYDFYKQAKAAEITPIIGVEAYVAPESRFHKQRVKWGRPEQKSDDVSGNGAITHMTMWAQSAEGLKNLFKLNSRASFEGHYVKWPRMDMELISEHAKGIMATTGCPSGAVQTRLRLGQPEEALKVAGQYQDIFGKDNYFLEIMDHGLEIERRVRDGLLEISRKLNIKPVVTNDSHYTYEEQSAAHDVLLCVQTGANVDDPNRFRFDGNGYFVKSADQMRAIDSSDAWQEGCRNTLLVAEKVDTTGMFTFKNLMPRFPVPEGHTEESYFRQEAFEGLKRRFPNGIPETHVAQAEYELGIIIQMGFPSYFLVVADFIQWSKRNGIAVGPGRGSAAGSLVAYALGITDLDPLPHGLIFERFLNPDRVSMPDVDIDFDERRRAEVIRYVTDKWGEDRVAQIATFGTIKAKAAIKDSARVLGYPYAVGDRITKAMPPAVMGKDIPLSGIFDPNHPRYSEATEIRALYEAEHDVKKVIDTARGIEGLIRQTGVHAAGVIMSAEPIIEHIPLTRRDADGAIITQFDYPTCETLGLLKMDFLGLRNLTIIDDAVKNIEINHGKKLDLLALELDDKATYELLARGDTLGVFQLDGGPMRSLLRLMKPDNFEDISAVLALYRPGPMGADSHTNYALRKNGLQDITPIHPELEEPLKEILGPTHGLIVYQEQVQRAAQKLAGYSLGQADLLRRAMGKKKKEVLEKEFVPFRDGMRGNGYSDEAIQKLWDVLVPFADYAFNKAHTAGYGLVSYWTGYLKANYPAEYMAGLLTSVGDDKDKMALYLAECRRMGISVLPPDVNESAGPFTPVGKDIRFGLAAVRNVGTNVVEAIRRCRDEKGKYTDFYDFLSKVDAVACNKKTIESLIKAGAFDSMGHTRKGLLAVHAEAIDAYSGVKKNEAVGQFDLFGAGFGDAAPSATVAMPTIPDTEWDKRDKLAFEREMLGLYVSDHPLFGLEHVLQQHADTSIAALAEEGTVPDGAVVTLAGILSGVQRRVTKQGKAWASATLEGLAGGVEALFFPNTYELVGQYIAEDAIVVVKGRIDRRDDTPRIMAMDMMMPDVTANPDAKPVVLTMPITRCTPPLVERLKEVLMLHPGDNEIHVKLVNGGRTTVLRLGTRVAPTTALMGDLKSVLGPAAVG; encoded by the coding sequence GTGGGCGATTCGTTCGTGCACCTCCACGTGCACACGGAGTATTCGATGCTCGACGGAGCGGCCCGGCTGAAGGATCTCTTCAAGGAGGCGAAGCGGCTCGGCATGCCGGCCGTGGCGATCAGTGACCACGGCAACATGCACGGGGCGTACGACTTCTACAAGCAGGCCAAGGCGGCGGAGATCACGCCGATCATCGGCGTCGAGGCGTACGTCGCGCCGGAGTCCCGCTTCCACAAACAGCGCGTGAAGTGGGGCCGGCCGGAGCAGAAGTCGGACGACGTCTCCGGTAACGGCGCGATCACGCACATGACCATGTGGGCGCAGTCCGCCGAGGGCCTGAAGAACCTCTTCAAGCTGAACTCGCGCGCGTCGTTCGAGGGCCACTACGTGAAGTGGCCGCGGATGGACATGGAGCTGATCTCCGAGCACGCCAAGGGCATCATGGCGACCACCGGGTGCCCGTCCGGCGCGGTGCAGACCCGCCTTCGGCTGGGCCAGCCCGAGGAGGCGCTCAAGGTCGCCGGGCAGTACCAGGACATCTTCGGGAAGGACAACTACTTCCTGGAGATCATGGACCACGGGCTGGAGATCGAGCGCCGGGTCCGGGACGGCCTGCTGGAGATCAGCCGGAAGCTGAACATCAAGCCGGTGGTCACCAACGACTCGCACTACACCTACGAGGAGCAGTCCGCCGCGCACGACGTGCTGCTCTGCGTGCAGACCGGCGCGAACGTGGACGACCCGAACCGGTTCCGGTTCGACGGCAACGGCTACTTCGTGAAGTCCGCGGACCAGATGCGCGCGATCGACTCCTCGGACGCCTGGCAGGAAGGCTGCCGGAACACGCTGCTGGTGGCCGAGAAGGTCGACACCACCGGCATGTTCACGTTCAAGAACCTGATGCCGCGTTTCCCGGTGCCGGAGGGGCACACCGAGGAGTCCTACTTCCGGCAGGAGGCGTTCGAGGGCCTCAAGCGGCGCTTCCCGAACGGCATCCCGGAGACGCACGTCGCGCAGGCGGAGTACGAGCTCGGGATCATCATCCAGATGGGCTTCCCGTCCTACTTCCTGGTGGTCGCCGACTTCATCCAGTGGTCGAAGCGGAACGGCATCGCGGTCGGCCCGGGTCGTGGTTCGGCGGCCGGCTCGCTGGTGGCGTACGCACTGGGCATCACCGACCTCGACCCGCTGCCGCACGGACTGATCTTCGAGCGGTTCCTGAACCCGGACCGCGTCTCGATGCCCGACGTCGACATCGACTTCGACGAGCGCCGGCGCGCCGAGGTGATCCGCTACGTGACGGACAAGTGGGGCGAGGACCGGGTCGCCCAGATCGCCACGTTCGGCACGATCAAGGCGAAGGCCGCGATCAAGGACTCCGCCCGCGTGCTCGGGTACCCGTACGCGGTCGGTGACCGGATCACCAAGGCCATGCCGCCGGCCGTGATGGGCAAGGACATCCCGCTCTCCGGCATCTTCGACCCGAACCACCCGCGCTACTCCGAGGCGACCGAGATCCGCGCGCTCTACGAGGCGGAGCACGACGTCAAGAAGGTGATCGACACCGCGCGCGGCATCGAGGGCCTGATCCGGCAGACCGGCGTGCACGCCGCCGGCGTCATCATGTCCGCCGAGCCGATCATCGAGCACATCCCGCTGACGCGCCGGGACGCGGACGGCGCGATCATCACGCAGTTCGACTATCCGACCTGCGAGACGCTCGGCCTGCTGAAGATGGACTTCCTCGGCCTGCGGAACCTGACGATCATCGACGACGCGGTCAAGAACATCGAGATCAACCACGGCAAGAAGCTCGACCTGCTCGCGCTGGAGCTGGACGACAAGGCCACCTACGAGCTGCTGGCCCGCGGCGACACGCTCGGCGTGTTCCAGCTCGACGGCGGCCCGATGCGCTCGCTGCTGCGCCTGATGAAGCCGGACAACTTCGAGGACATCTCCGCGGTGCTGGCGCTCTACCGGCCCGGCCCGATGGGTGCGGACTCGCACACCAACTACGCGCTCCGCAAGAACGGCCTGCAGGACATCACCCCGATCCACCCTGAGCTGGAGGAGCCGCTCAAGGAGATCCTCGGCCCGACGCACGGCCTGATCGTCTACCAGGAGCAGGTGCAGCGCGCCGCGCAGAAGCTGGCCGGTTACTCGCTCGGCCAAGCCGACCTGCTGCGCCGCGCGATGGGCAAGAAGAAGAAGGAGGTGCTGGAGAAGGAGTTCGTCCCGTTCCGCGACGGCATGCGCGGCAACGGCTACTCCGACGAGGCCATCCAGAAGCTCTGGGACGTGCTCGTCCCGTTCGCGGACTACGCGTTCAACAAGGCGCACACCGCCGGGTACGGCCTGGTCTCCTACTGGACCGGCTACCTGAAGGCGAACTACCCCGCGGAGTACATGGCCGGCCTGCTCACGTCCGTCGGCGACGACAAGGACAAGATGGCGCTCTACCTCGCGGAGTGCCGCCGGATGGGGATCAGCGTGCTCCCGCCGGACGTCAACGAGTCGGCCGGGCCGTTCACACCGGTCGGCAAGGACATCCGGTTCGGCCTCGCCGCGGTCCGCAACGTCGGCACGAACGTGGTGGAGGCGATCCGCCGCTGCCGCGACGAGAAGGGCAAGTACACCGACTTCTACGACTTCCTGTCCAAGGTGGACGCGGTCGCCTGCAACAAGAAGACGATCGAGTCGCTGATCAAGGCCGGCGCGTTCGACTCGATGGGGCACACCCGCAAGGGCCTGCTCGCCGTGCACGCGGAGGCGATCGACGCGTACTCCGGCGTCAAGAAGAACGAGGCGGTCGGCCAGTTCGACCTGTTCGGCGCCGGCTTCGGTGATGCCGCACCGTCCGCCACCGTCGCGATGCCGACGATCCCCGACACCGAGTGGGACAAGCGCGACAAGCTGGCGTTCGAGCGCGAGATGCTCGGCCTCTACGTCTCCGACCACCCGCTCTTCGGCCTCGAGCACGTCCTCCAGCAGCACGCCGACACCAGCATCGCCGCGCTCGCCGAGGAGGGCACCGTCCCGGACGGCGCCGTCGTCACACTGGCCGGCATCCTCTCCGGCGTCCAGCGCCGCGTCACCAAGCAGGGCAAGGCCTGGGCCTCCGCCACGCTGGAGGGCCTGGCCGGCGGCGTCGAGGCACTGTTCTTCCCGAACACCTACGAGCTGGTCGGCCAGTACATCGCCGAGGACGCGATCGTCGTCGTCAAGGGCCGGATCGACCGCCGCGACGACACCCCGCGCATCATGGCGATGGACATGATGATGCCCGACGTCACCGCCAACCCGGACGCCAAACCGGTCGTGCTCACCATGCCGATCACCCGCTGCACGCCGCCGCTGGTCGAGCGCCTGAAGGAGGTGCTGATGCTGCACCCGGGCGACAACGAGATCCACGT